From the Clarias gariepinus isolate MV-2021 ecotype Netherlands chromosome 3, CGAR_prim_01v2, whole genome shotgun sequence genome, one window contains:
- the LOC128519529 gene encoding protein C19orf12 homolog, which translates to MRTNSQKRTPHNIQQVCSPVCFPVFVAPCVGVRTSPSPLSQCALRTDRAIPESPPCLSPPAPAFSLSHTHTLSLSLSFSLLYTETLLCPDSFPRLREVMERVSDVIRLCCEVSSNQQMKAAVMGSGTGAVVAGGSALIGGLLLGPAGIAVGGAVGGLLGWGMTSGQFKPVSQILMELPPEQQKKLYTDVMAVLGGLNWTNALQLITLVMRNVGLQERVVTTIHNYVTNELRSEIQYGD; encoded by the exons ATGAGGACGAACTCTCAAAAGCGCACGCCACACAACATTCAAC AAGTGTGTTCTCCTGTTTGTTTCCCCGTCTTTGTGGCTCCGTGTGTGGGCGTGCGCACATCTCCCTCGCCGTTGTCTCAGTGTGCCCTCCGAACCGACCGTGCCATCCCCGAATCTCCAC CGTGTCTCTCCCCACCTGCTCctgccttctctctctcacacacacacacactctctctctctctctctttctctctgctctacacagaaacactgctctgtcctGATTCTTTTCCAAG GCTGCGTGAGGTTATGGAGCGGGTTTCTGATGTCATAAGGTTGTGCTGTGAGGTTTCCTCCAATCAGCAGATGAAGGCAGCCGTGATGGGTTCTGGGACAGGAGCGGTGGTGGCGGGAGGAAGTGCGTTAATAGGAGGACTTCTGCTCGGACCTGCCGGCATCGCTGTCG gcgGGGCAGTCGGGGGTCTTCTCGGCTGGGGGATGACGAGCGGTCAGTTTAAACCGGTTTCTCAGATCCTCATGGAGCTCCCGCCTGAGCAGCAGAAGAAGCTGTACACGGACGTGATGGCGGTTCTGGGCGGGTTGAATTGGACCAACGCCTTGCAGCTCATAACCCTGGTGATGAGGAACGTCGGATTACAGGAGCGTGTTGTAACCACCATCCACAACTATGTCACCAACGAGCTCCGCTCTGAGATCCAGTACGGAGACTGA